The Procambarus clarkii isolate CNS0578487 chromosome 46, FALCON_Pclarkii_2.0, whole genome shotgun sequence genome includes a region encoding these proteins:
- the LOC138350639 gene encoding uncharacterized protein isoform X2, with the protein MAASSPVIQPEDVNRLRYGLAVTKAGRDALASVFMWSYRGTFPVVTYLTQDLGYTNAQYRRVFDAQQRKKLEASSDAATFDITLLYKLLQRVCGVAGMKDTTPGPRGPSLEHLIYSLKEHRNTLAHDNVGMSEQDLTSTLTELSDLLAKMLAEAGVRCGTNSQDVYHVTRDVTKYIGGLLAKVREPLDPSDVAYLPQLRQEIKMFRSHITEEVKQMSKQELTDGYKLLYQIVPAPWLLLNINYNPSLAFTRLRLLEDPVIGARPSHAAKGQDSTRSSHAAKGQDIDYEHILSMRREDGRVPQCVLLTGEGGMGKTTLLKLILEKWVEEPAAIRHLGTVDLVFYVQCRDSHLNTFDDLLRQLLPQTLSDSDADFQLFKEIILSLNILVLIDGYDEVNDHSERLVKELLHLPGKDVRLVITTRPGWDHQLSQLVPHTRPRCNILVLGITPERRVEFAERTIKVLVEEECQRSVITGRFTQRLEQMSQFLGEYLNTPLTLTLLALLCVEAPEEFNNLTTNTQVYEKIHDFITCKLVSRLTDKHVADPKGKCDQFLLFFEEICLRGIQRLEYDLWPETEAEIREKCDTLGLPQEEVLSNYFTRTRYRRGLNVVWVFGYFHARYQEYCASRGLVALLLRAEQDRGDPASHRVSWERSTIIDLLVDVVRKEKRSLGDHLRVSKFDISVLQEFIERPRWHNILVSTTGVLCARGVEHRFITHIIDLCVMDLRLTDELYKHVAECRGSEHVIQAVCEKLRTKQEWLIESVVSCVVLPLVLKKVTPNNIYLIIYDSSKLKQCLSTLSVLAKMKVTISLDVGYSLYSKESSVITKQCLERLTAPGSKCTLKRFTGVLSEAAIPLLPLTLESLQLCLTPQQLPIQLSVLIRHLPHLPHLQRLAILLDATGYVDPDTLDATGYVDPDTLDATGYVVPDTLDATGYVDPDTLDATGYVDPDTLDTLPYQGRTLILTIRRRVTDDDPAIDWCCHLAAQLCPPSRGGYTALDFSDMRPTSVGVESCQV; encoded by the exons ATGGCGGCCTCGAGTCCTGTTATCCAACCGGAAGATGTGAACAGACTGCGGTATGGACTGGCTGTGACTAAGGCAGGACGAGACGCGCTAGCAAGTGTGTTTATGTGGTCGTACCGGGGCACCTTCCCAGTAGTGACTTACCTCACTCAGGACTTGGGGTACACCAATGCTCAGTACAGGCGTGTCTTCGATGCTCAACAGAGGAAGAAACTCGAAGCTTCCTCTGACGCGGCAACTTTTGACATCACCCTGTTGTATAAACTCCTGcaacgtgtgtgtggtgtggctgggatGAAGGACACCACTCCAGGGCctcggggaccatcacttgaacacCTCATTTACAGCCTGAAGGAACACCGAAACACGTTGGCCCATGATAATGTGGGAATGTCAGAGCAAGATCTTACGTCAACACTGACGGAGCTCAGTGACTTATTGGCTAAGATGCTGGCTGAGGCCGGCGTCCGGTGTGGGACAAACAGCCAGGATGTGTACCACGTGACCAGAGATGTCACCAAGTATATTGGTGGTCTGCTAGCGAAGGTCAGAGAGCCGCTGGATCCCTCAGATGTGGCGTACTTGCCTCAGCTCCGCCAGGAGATTAAGATGTTCAGAAGCCACATCACAGAAGAGGTTAAGCAGATGAGCAAGCAGGAGCTAACTGACGGGTATAAACTGCTGTACCAGATTGTTCCCGCACCCTGGCTCCTCCTCAACATTAACTACAACCCAAGTCTTGCTTTTACACGACTACGACTCCTTGAAGATCCCGTCATAGGGGCAAGACCCTCCCATGCGGCCAAGGGTCAGGATAGCACAAGATCCTCCCACGCTGCCAAGGGTCAGGATATAGATTATGAACACATCTTGAGTATGAGACGAGAGGACGGAAGAGTCCCTCAGTGTGTCCTCCTGACGGGGGAAGGTGGTATGGGCAAGACAACTttactcaagctcatcctcgagaaGTGGGTAGAGGAACCTGCTGCCATACGTCACCTGGGCACTGTGGACCTCGTTTTCTATGTACAGTGCAGGGACTCACATCTTAATACCTTCGATGATCTCCTCCGCCAGTTGCTGCCTCAAACACTTAGTGATTCTGACGCTGACTTCCAGCTGTTTAAGGAGATAATATTGAGCTTAAATATATTAGTCCTGATTGACGGCTACGACGAGGTCAACGACCATTCAGAAAGGCTGGTGAAGGAGCTGTTGCACCTGCCTGGCAAGGATGTGAGGTTGGTGATAACCACACGGCCGGGGTGGGACCATCAACTGTCACAGCTCgtcccacacaccagacctcgctgcaacatcctcgtcttgggcatcactccagaacgtcgtgtggagttcgccgagagaaccatcaaggtgctggtggaggaagagtgccaacggagtgtcatcacagggaggtttacccagcggctggagcagatgagtcagttcctgggtgagtacctcaacactccactcaccttgaccttgttggcgctgctgtgtgtcgaggctccagaagaatttaacaacctcaccacaaacACTCAAGTCTACGAGAAGATTCACGACTTCATAACCTGTAAACTGGTGTCCAGACTCACAGACAAACATGTGGCTGACCCCAAAGGAAAATGTGACCAGTTTCTGTTGTTCTTTGAAGAGATTTGtttaagagggatccagaggctggagtacgacctttggccggagacggaagcggagattagggagaagtgtgacactctgggactGCCGCAGGAGGAGGTCTTGTCCAACTATTTCACAAGAACCAGGTACCGTAGGGGCCtcaatgtggtgtgggtgtttggctattttcacgccaggtaccaggagtattgTGCCAGCAGGGGGCTGGTCGCTCTCTTGTTGAGGGCTGAGCAAGACCGAGGTGATCCAGCATCACACCGTGTGTCATGGGAAAGGTCTACAATCATTGACCTCTTGGTGGATGTTGTACGTAAGGAAAAACGCTCCTTGGGAGATCACCTGAGAGTGTCAAAGTTTGATATTAGCGTGCTACAAGAGTTTATTGAGCGCCCCAGATGGCACAACATTTTAGTCAGCACTACCGGGGTGTTGTGTGCCCGGGGAGTAGAGCACAGGTTCATTACTCACATAATTGACCTGTGCGTGATGGATTTACGTTTGACTGACGAGCTGTATAAGCATGTAGCAGAGTGCCGCGGGAGTGAGCACGTCATCCAAGCCGTGTGTGAGAAGCTGCgtacaaaacaagagtggctaatAGAGAGTGTTGTCTCGTGTGTTGTCCTGCCGCTTGTTCTTAAGAAGGTGACACCTAACAACATTTACCTAATCATATACGATTCATCCAAACTAAAGCAGTGTCTGTCTACACTATCAGTGCTGGCAAAAATGAAGGTAACCATATCCTTAGATGTTGGCTATAGTTTATACAGCAAAGAGAGTAGTGTTATAACAAAACAATGTTTGGAGAGGCTGACAGCCCCCGGCAGTAAGTGTACCTTAAAGCGGTTTACTGGTGTCTTGTCTGAGGCAGCCATACccctcctgcctctcaccctcgAGAGCCTCCAACTGTGCCTCACACCACAGCAACTGCCCATCCAACTGTCCGTTCTCATCCGTCACCTGcctcaccttcctcacctgcagcgtcttg CCATtctcctggacgccacgggctacgtggacccggacaccctggacgccacgggctacgtggacccggacaccctggacgccacgggctacgtggtccCGGACAccttggacgccacgggctacgtggaccctgacaccctggacgccacgggctacgtggacccggacaccctggacactCTGCCGTACCAGGGAAGGACGCTCATCCTGACTATCAGGCGGCGAGTCACTGATGACGACCCCGCCATAGACTGGTGCTGCCACCTGGCGGCTCAGCTGTGTCCTCCCTCAAGAGGAGGGTATACTGCCCTGGACTTCTCTGACATGCGTCCCACCA
- the LOC138350639 gene encoding uncharacterized protein isoform X1: MAASSPVIQPEDVNRLRYGLAVTKAGRDALASVFMWSYRGTFPVVTYLTQDLGYTNAQYRRVFDAQQRKKLEASSDAATFDITLLYKLLQRVCGVAGMKDTTPGPRGPSLEHLIYSLKEHRNTLAHDNVGMSEQDLTSTLTELSDLLAKMLAEAGVRCGTNSQDVYHVTRDVTKYIGGLLAKVREPLDPSDVAYLPQLRQEIKMFRSHITEEVKQMSKQELTDGYKLLYQIVPAPWLLLNINYNPSLAFTRLRLLEDPVIGARPSHAAKGQDSTRSSHAAKGQDIDYEHILSMRREDGRVPQCVLLTGEGGMGKTTLLKLILEKWVEEPAAIRHLGTVDLVFYVQCRDSHLNTFDDLLRQLLPQTLSDSDADFQLFKEIILSLNILVLIDGYDEVNDHSERLVKELLHLPGKDVRLVITTRPGWDHQLSQLVPHTRPRCNILVLGITPERRVEFAERTIKVLVEEECQRSVITGRFTQRLEQMSQFLGEYLNTPLTLTLLALLCVEAPEEFNNLTTNTQVYEKIHDFITCKLVSRLTDKHVADPKGKCDQFLLFFEEICLRGIQRLEYDLWPETEAEIREKCDTLGLPQEEVLSNYFTRTRYRRGLNVVWVFGYFHARYQEYCASRGLVALLLRAEQDRGDPASHRVSWERSTIIDLLVDVVRKEKRSLGDHLRVSKFDISVLQEFIERPRWHNILVSTTGVLCARGVEHRFITHIIDLCVMDLRLTDELYKHVAECRGSEHVIQAVCEKLRTKQEWLIESVVSCVVLPLVLKKVTPNNIYLIIYDSSKLKQCLSTLSVLAKMKVTISLDVGYSLYSKESSVITKQCLERLTAPGSKCTLKRFTGVLSEAAIPLLPLTLESLQLCLTPQQLPIQLSVLIRHLPHLPHLQRLAILLDATGYVDPDTLDATGYVDPDTLDATGYVVPDTLDATGYVDPDTLDATGYVDPDTLDTLPYQGRTLILTIRRRVTDDDPAIDWCCHLAAQLCPPSRGGYTALDFSDMRPTSVGGERLLRGLHRRGVTGRNLAIRIDDSEENKKCLQELGASLNNFNNVHIWQIDETSF, from the exons ATGGCGGCCTCGAGTCCTGTTATCCAACCGGAAGATGTGAACAGACTGCGGTATGGACTGGCTGTGACTAAGGCAGGACGAGACGCGCTAGCAAGTGTGTTTATGTGGTCGTACCGGGGCACCTTCCCAGTAGTGACTTACCTCACTCAGGACTTGGGGTACACCAATGCTCAGTACAGGCGTGTCTTCGATGCTCAACAGAGGAAGAAACTCGAAGCTTCCTCTGACGCGGCAACTTTTGACATCACCCTGTTGTATAAACTCCTGcaacgtgtgtgtggtgtggctgggatGAAGGACACCACTCCAGGGCctcggggaccatcacttgaacacCTCATTTACAGCCTGAAGGAACACCGAAACACGTTGGCCCATGATAATGTGGGAATGTCAGAGCAAGATCTTACGTCAACACTGACGGAGCTCAGTGACTTATTGGCTAAGATGCTGGCTGAGGCCGGCGTCCGGTGTGGGACAAACAGCCAGGATGTGTACCACGTGACCAGAGATGTCACCAAGTATATTGGTGGTCTGCTAGCGAAGGTCAGAGAGCCGCTGGATCCCTCAGATGTGGCGTACTTGCCTCAGCTCCGCCAGGAGATTAAGATGTTCAGAAGCCACATCACAGAAGAGGTTAAGCAGATGAGCAAGCAGGAGCTAACTGACGGGTATAAACTGCTGTACCAGATTGTTCCCGCACCCTGGCTCCTCCTCAACATTAACTACAACCCAAGTCTTGCTTTTACACGACTACGACTCCTTGAAGATCCCGTCATAGGGGCAAGACCCTCCCATGCGGCCAAGGGTCAGGATAGCACAAGATCCTCCCACGCTGCCAAGGGTCAGGATATAGATTATGAACACATCTTGAGTATGAGACGAGAGGACGGAAGAGTCCCTCAGTGTGTCCTCCTGACGGGGGAAGGTGGTATGGGCAAGACAACTttactcaagctcatcctcgagaaGTGGGTAGAGGAACCTGCTGCCATACGTCACCTGGGCACTGTGGACCTCGTTTTCTATGTACAGTGCAGGGACTCACATCTTAATACCTTCGATGATCTCCTCCGCCAGTTGCTGCCTCAAACACTTAGTGATTCTGACGCTGACTTCCAGCTGTTTAAGGAGATAATATTGAGCTTAAATATATTAGTCCTGATTGACGGCTACGACGAGGTCAACGACCATTCAGAAAGGCTGGTGAAGGAGCTGTTGCACCTGCCTGGCAAGGATGTGAGGTTGGTGATAACCACACGGCCGGGGTGGGACCATCAACTGTCACAGCTCgtcccacacaccagacctcgctgcaacatcctcgtcttgggcatcactccagaacgtcgtgtggagttcgccgagagaaccatcaaggtgctggtggaggaagagtgccaacggagtgtcatcacagggaggtttacccagcggctggagcagatgagtcagttcctgggtgagtacctcaacactccactcaccttgaccttgttggcgctgctgtgtgtcgaggctccagaagaatttaacaacctcaccacaaacACTCAAGTCTACGAGAAGATTCACGACTTCATAACCTGTAAACTGGTGTCCAGACTCACAGACAAACATGTGGCTGACCCCAAAGGAAAATGTGACCAGTTTCTGTTGTTCTTTGAAGAGATTTGtttaagagggatccagaggctggagtacgacctttggccggagacggaagcggagattagggagaagtgtgacactctgggactGCCGCAGGAGGAGGTCTTGTCCAACTATTTCACAAGAACCAGGTACCGTAGGGGCCtcaatgtggtgtgggtgtttggctattttcacgccaggtaccaggagtattgTGCCAGCAGGGGGCTGGTCGCTCTCTTGTTGAGGGCTGAGCAAGACCGAGGTGATCCAGCATCACACCGTGTGTCATGGGAAAGGTCTACAATCATTGACCTCTTGGTGGATGTTGTACGTAAGGAAAAACGCTCCTTGGGAGATCACCTGAGAGTGTCAAAGTTTGATATTAGCGTGCTACAAGAGTTTATTGAGCGCCCCAGATGGCACAACATTTTAGTCAGCACTACCGGGGTGTTGTGTGCCCGGGGAGTAGAGCACAGGTTCATTACTCACATAATTGACCTGTGCGTGATGGATTTACGTTTGACTGACGAGCTGTATAAGCATGTAGCAGAGTGCCGCGGGAGTGAGCACGTCATCCAAGCCGTGTGTGAGAAGCTGCgtacaaaacaagagtggctaatAGAGAGTGTTGTCTCGTGTGTTGTCCTGCCGCTTGTTCTTAAGAAGGTGACACCTAACAACATTTACCTAATCATATACGATTCATCCAAACTAAAGCAGTGTCTGTCTACACTATCAGTGCTGGCAAAAATGAAGGTAACCATATCCTTAGATGTTGGCTATAGTTTATACAGCAAAGAGAGTAGTGTTATAACAAAACAATGTTTGGAGAGGCTGACAGCCCCCGGCAGTAAGTGTACCTTAAAGCGGTTTACTGGTGTCTTGTCTGAGGCAGCCATACccctcctgcctctcaccctcgAGAGCCTCCAACTGTGCCTCACACCACAGCAACTGCCCATCCAACTGTCCGTTCTCATCCGTCACCTGcctcaccttcctcacctgcagcgtcttg CCATtctcctggacgccacgggctacgtggacccggacaccctggacgccacgggctacgtggacccggacaccctggacgccacgggctacgtggtccCGGACAccttggacgccacgggctacgtggaccctgacaccctggacgccacgggctacgtggacccggacaccctggacactCTGCCGTACCAGGGAAGGACGCTCATCCTGACTATCAGGCGGCGAGTCACTGATGACGACCCCGCCATAGACTGGTGCTGCCACCTGGCGGCTCAGCTGTGTCCTCCCTCAAGAGGAGGGTATACTGCCCTGGACTTCTCTGACATGCGTCCCACCA